The Campylobacter sp. MIT 12-8780 genome has a window encoding:
- a CDS encoding NTP transferase domain-containing protein — protein MSFCIVIPAQENNQYHKMGDLAPFGDTSLLKWKIAQCKEFADDAQIYISAYGEQIKKIAYDENVNYIERKPGEIYTQTIQTILTKLDKPHIIWVYCTTPFIGANIYEAMYKKFLQKQDKIVISVKQIKEFVFYKNTKLNFTNNISTRANIDPLQIISNGCFIFDRDKASKLKDFFLLDFELFLLDSLASIEIKDMQDYIITKELITLYFRKEYHEFK, from the coding sequence ATGAGTTTTTGTATAGTTATACCAGCTCAAGAAAACAATCAATATCATAAAATGGGTGATTTAGCTCCATTTGGAGATACTAGCCTCTTAAAATGGAAAATTGCACAGTGTAAGGAATTTGCCGATGATGCACAAATTTATATCAGTGCTTATGGAGAGCAAATTAAAAAAATAGCATATGATGAAAATGTAAATTATATAGAACGAAAACCAGGTGAAATATACACGCAAACCATACAAACCATCTTAACCAAACTTGATAAGCCACATATTATTTGGGTATATTGCACCACTCCATTTATTGGAGCAAATATTTATGAGGCAATGTATAAGAAATTTTTGCAAAAACAGGATAAAATAGTTATTTCTGTAAAACAAATTAAAGAATTTGTATTTTACAAAAATACAAAACTTAATTTCACCAATAACATTTCTACAAGAGCAAATATTGACCCACTACAAATTATTAGCAATGGTTGCTTTATCTTTGATCGGGATAAAGCTTCAAAGCTTAAAGATTTTTTCTTATTGGATTTTGAGTTGTTTTTGCTTGATAGTCTTGCTAGCATTGAAATTAAAGATATGCAGGATTATATCATCACAAAAGAATTAATTACTTTGTACTTTAGAAAGGAATACCATGAGTTTAAATAA
- a CDS encoding aldolase/citrate lyase family protein: MFGLETKLYNQLCLLRDEYNIHGIKAEFEAEGSSFRDLMRLRRLTSKAHVKLFLKIGGVEANRDIKDALEIGVDGIIAPMVESKFGAKKFYESLNKISYRECEIASTLNIETQIAIKNIDSILEFAQDKFDNITIGRSDLSASFFDLNIKPDSDFIFNLLLDVAKKIPKYNLKLAIGGNLSVHTLKKMDNLYQDLFTLINTLETRKVMLPSHICMTKPDCIKQALIFEELYILSKKEFSDLHIYPEITRLTELKRRLQ, encoded by the coding sequence ATGTTTGGGCTAGAAACAAAACTTTATAATCAACTATGTCTTTTAAGAGATGAATATAATATTCATGGTATAAAAGCAGAATTTGAGGCTGAAGGAAGTAGTTTTAGGGATTTAATGCGTTTAAGACGCTTGACATCTAAAGCGCATGTAAAATTGTTTTTAAAAATTGGTGGTGTTGAGGCGAATAGAGATATTAAAGACGCATTAGAAATAGGTGTGGATGGTATTATTGCTCCTATGGTGGAAAGTAAGTTTGGTGCAAAAAAATTTTATGAAAGTTTAAATAAAATATCGTATCGAGAATGCGAAATTGCCTCTACTTTAAATATTGAAACACAAATAGCTATAAAAAATATTGATTCTATCTTAGAATTTGCTCAAGATAAGTTTGATAATATCACTATCGGACGTTCTGATTTGAGTGCTTCGTTTTTTGATTTAAATATTAAGCCAGATAGTGATTTTATTTTTAATTTACTTTTAGATGTAGCCAAGAAAATACCAAAATATAATCTTAAGCTAGCCATAGGAGGAAATTTAAGCGTTCATACGCTGAAAAAAATGGATAATTTATATCAAGATTTATTTACACTCATAAACACTTTAGAAACAAGAAAGGTTATGTTGCCTTCACATATTTGCATGACAAAACCTGATTGTATAAAGCAAGCTTTGATCTTTGAAGAATTATATATACTCTCAAAGAAAGAATTTAGTGATTTACATATTTATCCTGAAATAACAAGATTAACCGAACTTAAAAGGAGGTTGCAATGA
- a CDS encoding alpha-2,3-sialyltransferase produces MSKAIQDFLNDLKDWQKNFTIQEYEFEKYNCEIAQIARMQNNNDIDGLVNFWNEKVKQEYFEIKHPLYNDVVLRAVFSSKEPLLENYVFLIDKENKYPCLWLQATHCINAIVVEKRIFVIKEPWNDDVALTWTKLMMTRFAKENIINLYHRDIAFAFTLKNTRPWHFFSEKMYVIQHLDSNNKLVESTHSFFTPKQFKSITKSKIKDFVLFYPSAIPMFIGLLKEVYAESIQDREKIVKKDSFNYDLILWLGLPGEKRAWLEQIKGTALILKNLSKYFKTIKVYVDGMTAYDGQRQDFPENKVLFHKVVKATKEAFSNLKYDLSLDELNNDVIKQHANLNNSSNEFCYAKDNKANLCMGGGHCESFIYDADELQGLEQEQSEEFKKLSLFFNLNTINSNNDTSSNALSSNSNKNSTLIVFKSLVGYDYRSKICFCDDCDMAVSEPGTATIVPMLLCNKPNVHYYGDKRMPMSQNSKRSISEKYVLIAGSSPFFHANDFHIPPQHLYNLTAEVLEELAKDDKLKGYKNGVDSKGNTLIMHRLKVPPVELIAKQYELEQKNNIDISLENVALYTELEQKINTLNTTIQDQNSNLNQQLQRGKAKDRIHNHLAYKLGSALITCSKSFFTYISMPFILSYIKAQHKLSNEKYQKAITNDPSLKLPALESYPDYQEALKEKECFTYKLGSALMYADKTWYKGGYIWFYFEAKRLKAEFINKKENL; encoded by the coding sequence ATGAGTAAAGCAATACAAGATTTTTTAAATGATCTTAAAGATTGGCAAAAGAATTTCACAATACAAGAATATGAATTTGAAAAATATAATTGTGAAATAGCACAAATAGCAAGAATGCAGAATAATAATGATATAGATGGGCTTGTGAATTTTTGGAATGAAAAGGTAAAGCAAGAATATTTTGAAATTAAACATCCTTTGTATAATGATGTGGTTTTAAGAGCGGTTTTTTCTAGTAAAGAACCCTTGTTAGAAAATTATGTATTTTTAATTGACAAAGAGAATAAATATCCATGCTTATGGCTACAGGCTACTCATTGTATAAATGCCATTGTAGTAGAAAAAAGAATATTTGTGATAAAAGAACCATGGAATGATGATGTTGCACTAACCTGGACTAAGTTAATGATGACACGCTTTGCTAAGGAAAATATTATAAATTTATATCATCGTGATATTGCTTTTGCATTTACTTTAAAAAATACTCGTCCATGGCATTTTTTTTCTGAGAAAATGTATGTTATACAGCATTTGGATTCAAACAATAAATTAGTAGAATCTACGCATTCTTTTTTTACTCCTAAACAATTCAAATCTATCACAAAATCTAAAATAAAAGACTTTGTTCTCTTCTATCCATCGGCTATACCTATGTTTATAGGTCTTTTAAAAGAAGTGTATGCAGAGTCTATTCAAGATCGTGAAAAAATAGTCAAAAAAGATAGTTTTAACTATGATTTGATTCTCTGGTTAGGTTTACCCGGAGAAAAAAGAGCATGGCTAGAACAAATCAAAGGCACAGCCTTAATCCTTAAAAATTTAAGCAAATATTTTAAAACAATAAAAGTCTATGTAGATGGAATGACAGCTTATGATGGACAAAGACAAGATTTTCCAGAAAATAAAGTCTTATTTCATAAAGTAGTCAAAGCCACTAAAGAAGCTTTTTCTAACTTGAAATATGATCTAAGTTTAGATGAACTTAATAATGATGTGATAAAACAACATGCAAATTTAAACAACAGCTCAAATGAGTTTTGTTATGCCAAAGACAATAAAGCAAATTTATGCATGGGGGGGGGGCATTGTGAATCTTTCATTTATGATGCTGATGAATTACAAGGCTTAGAACAAGAACAAAGTGAAGAATTTAAAAAGCTTAGTTTATTTTTTAATCTAAATACTATTAACTCAAATAATGATACTTCAAGCAATGCTTTAAGCTCAAATAGCAATAAAAACTCAACACTCATAGTCTTTAAGTCCCTAGTAGGATATGATTACAGAAGTAAGATTTGTTTTTGCGATGATTGTGATATGGCAGTAAGTGAACCTGGAACAGCTACAATTGTACCAATGCTTTTATGCAATAAACCAAACGTGCATTATTATGGCGATAAAAGAATGCCAATGTCGCAAAATTCAAAAAGAAGTATCAGTGAAAAATATGTTTTGATTGCAGGATCTAGCCCTTTTTTTCACGCTAATGATTTCCATATCCCACCCCAACACCTCTACAACCTCACAGCTGAAGTTTTAGAAGAGCTAGCCAAAGATGATAAGCTTAAAGGCTATAAAAATGGAGTTGATAGCAAAGGTAATACACTCATCATGCATAGACTTAAAGTTCCTCCAGTTGAACTTATAGCTAAACAATATGAACTTGAACAAAAAAACAATATAGATATTTCACTTGAAAATGTTGCTTTATACACTGAACTTGAGCAAAAGATCAATACTTTAAACACCACTATACAAGATCAAAACTCAAATTTAAATCAACAACTCCAAAGAGGAAAAGCAAAAGATAGAATTCACAATCACTTAGCTTATAAGCTAGGAAGTGCTTTAATTACTTGCTCAAAGTCTTTCTTTACTTATATAAGTATGCCTTTTATATTAAGCTATATAAAAGCACAGCACAAACTTAGCAATGAAAAATATCAAAAAGCCATCACAAACGATCCAAGCTTAAAGCTTCCTGCACTTGAAAGCTATCCAGATTATCAAGAAGCTTTAAAAGAAAAAGAATGCTTTACTTATAAGCTAGGATCAGCACTCATGTATGCTGATAAGACTTGGTATAAGGGAGGCTATATCTGGTTTTATTTTGAGGCAAAAAGACTAAAGGCTGAGTTTATAAATAAAAAGGAAAACTTATGA
- a CDS encoding HAD-IB family hydrolase → MDKKILALFDFCETLPNFQTLDSYLPMAGALNPNYTEEKNMKRRKEYQEKGMIYPRYEHLIDFPISEAKKLARHFIYEEVLPKLNRNILQKLFYHQDNGHTIVIVSGGLEIYIKEFAKIYNIEHVVAVALETIDEKLTGNIDGIHTMQERKLYKLDQMLDLKKYDLKNSYAYSDCVSDIPLLSLVGNANVVECGKDLQWAKILGYQILTQ, encoded by the coding sequence ATGGATAAAAAGATTTTAGCTTTATTTGATTTTTGTGAAACTTTACCAAATTTTCAAACACTTGATAGCTATCTTCCTATGGCAGGTGCTTTAAATCCAAACTATACGGAAGAAAAAAATATGAAAAGAAGAAAAGAATATCAAGAAAAAGGAATGATATACCCACGATATGAGCATTTGATAGATTTTCCTATTAGTGAAGCTAAAAAGCTTGCTAGACATTTTATTTACGAAGAAGTTTTGCCTAAGTTAAATCGAAATATCTTACAAAAACTTTTCTATCATCAAGATAATGGACACACCATAGTAATAGTCTCTGGAGGGCTTGAGATATATATTAAAGAATTTGCCAAAATTTATAATATCGAGCATGTTGTAGCAGTAGCTTTGGAAACTATAGATGAAAAACTAACAGGAAATATAGATGGGATTCATACTATGCAGGAAAGAAAACTTTACAAGCTTGATCAAATGCTTGATTTAAAAAAATATGATTTAAAAAATTCATATGCTTACAGTGATTGTGTAAGTGATATTCCACTTCTTTCTTTAGTGGGCAATGCTAATGTTGTTGAATGTGGTAAGGATTTGCAATGGGCAAAAATACTAGGATATCAAATATTAACACAATAA